Proteins found in one Amblyraja radiata isolate CabotCenter1 chromosome 15, sAmbRad1.1.pri, whole genome shotgun sequence genomic segment:
- the LOC116981565 gene encoding gastrula zinc finger protein XlCGF8.2DB-like translates to MPSSPVTDRRVHTGEKSFTCSECGRTFARAYNLQVHQRVHSGERPFTCSDCGKGFIQTSHLLMHQRVHTGEKPFTCYECGKGFTRSSFLLIHQRVHSGERPFICLVCGRGYTQSSNLLIHQRAHDEGKPFRCPVCGKGFTWYKDLQRHQRVHDEEKPFSCPDCGRGFTRSYMLLRHQQIHTGERPFTCTECGKRFTHSTYLENHQRIHTGEKPFTCSQCGKRFIRASNMLTHQRVHTGERPFTCSKCGKGYTKSSSLVRHLRIHTGDKV, encoded by the coding sequence ATGCCGTCCAGTCCGGTGACTGATCGACGAGTTCATACAGGGGAGAAATCATTCACCTGCTCTGAGTGCGGCAGGACATTCGCTCGGGCATACAACCTGCAAGTACACCAGCGGGTTCActccggggagaggccgttcacctgctccgattgtgggaagggattcattcAGACATCTCACCTGCTGATGCACCAGCGAGTTCACACCGGGGAGAAACCGTTCACCTGCTacgagtgtgggaagggattcacacGGTCGTCCTTCCTCCTCATACACCAGCGGGTCCACAGTGGGGAAAGACCATTCATCTGcctggtgtgtgggaggggataCACCCAGTCATCCAACCTGTTGATACACCAGCGAGCTCACGATGAGGGGAAGCCATTTCGATGCCccgtgtgtgggaagggattcacctGGTACAAAGACCTGCAGCGCCACCAACGAGTTCACGATGAGGAGAAGCCATTTTCCTGTCCTGATTGTGGGAGGGGATTCACCCGGTCCTACATGCTCCTGAGGCACCAGCAaattcacactggggagaggccgttcacctgcactGAGTGTGGGAAGAGATTCACTCATTCAACCTACCTGGAGAACCACCAACGCATTCACACCGGGGAGAAGCCATTCACCTGCTCCCAGTGTGGGAAGAGATTCATTCGGGCCTCCAACATGCTGACACATCAGCGTgttcacactggggagaggcccttcacctgctctaaGTGTGGGAAGGGATACACAAAGTCTTCCAGTTTGGTGAGGCACCTGCGaattcacactggggacaaaGTTTAA